The following are from one region of the Angustibacter sp. Root456 genome:
- a CDS encoding NADH-quinone oxidoreductase subunit D → MVLNIGPQHPATHGVLRLRLVVDGERIVSADPVIGYMHRGAEKLFEVRDYRQIIVLANRHDWLSAFANELGVVIGAERMLGMEVPERAVWARTLLAELNRVLNHLMFLGSYPLELGAITPIFYAFREREEIQAVMEEVSGGRMHYMFNRVGGLKEDLPAGWLGRVAAAVAAVRRRLPDLEGMLVGNEILRARTRGVGVLSRELAAAYGVSGPIARASGLDLDLRRDEPYLAYGELFGPGGPGRVVTRTEGDALARLECLLEQVHVSLDLAEACVDRLAALPAGPVNVRLPKVLRVPEGHSYTWTENPLGINAYYLVSRGDKVPWRLKLRTASFANVQVLSRLLPGCLIADMVSVLGSMFFVVGDVDK, encoded by the coding sequence ATGGTGCTCAATATCGGCCCGCAGCACCCGGCCACCCACGGCGTGCTGCGGCTGCGGCTGGTCGTGGACGGCGAGCGGATCGTCAGCGCCGATCCCGTGATCGGCTACATGCACCGCGGCGCGGAGAAGCTGTTCGAGGTGCGCGACTACCGGCAGATCATCGTGCTGGCGAACCGGCACGACTGGCTGTCGGCGTTCGCCAACGAGCTCGGTGTGGTGATCGGCGCCGAGCGGATGCTCGGCATGGAGGTGCCCGAGCGGGCCGTCTGGGCCCGCACGCTGCTGGCCGAGCTCAACCGGGTGCTCAACCACCTGATGTTCCTCGGCTCGTACCCGCTGGAGCTGGGCGCGATCACGCCGATCTTCTACGCGTTCCGCGAGCGCGAGGAGATCCAGGCCGTCATGGAGGAGGTCTCCGGCGGCCGCATGCACTACATGTTCAACCGCGTGGGCGGTCTGAAGGAGGACCTGCCGGCGGGCTGGCTCGGCCGGGTCGCGGCCGCTGTGGCTGCGGTGCGCCGTCGGCTGCCTGACCTCGAGGGCATGCTCGTGGGCAACGAGATCCTGCGGGCGCGCACGCGCGGGGTGGGCGTGCTGTCGCGCGAGCTCGCTGCGGCGTACGGCGTCAGCGGCCCGATCGCGCGCGCGAGCGGCCTCGACCTCGACCTGCGCCGCGACGAGCCGTACCTCGCATACGGCGAGCTGTTCGGGCCCGGCGGCCCGGGCCGGGTGGTCACGCGCACCGAGGGCGACGCGTTGGCCCGGCTCGAGTGCCTGCTGGAGCAGGTGCACGTCTCGCTCGACCTGGCGGAGGCCTGCGTCGACCGGCTCGCGGCGCTGCCGGCGGGGCCGGTGAACGTGCGGCTGCCCAAGGTGCTGAGGGTGCCGGAGGGGCACAGCTACACCTGGACCGAGAACCCGCTGGGCATCAACGCCTACTACCTGGTGTCGCGCGGCGACAAGGTGCCGTGGCGGCTGAAGCTGCGCACGGCGTCCTTCGCGAACGTCCAGGTGCTCTCGCGGCTGCTGCCCGGCTGCCTCATCGCCGACATGGTGTCGGTGCTGGGCTCGATGTTCTTCGTCGTCGGCGACGTCGACAAGTAG
- a CDS encoding DUF1684 domain-containing protein — MTSSRDSAATALAVTDWRRRVHDLYREVREAGDPAEAHTRWVRGRDELFATHLATPLLPEHRADFAGLVVTDYDPRYRFEASIEPADAGPDAFTATTGTDGEVPYERLGRVRLQAPDGEVSLDVWRLASYGGGLFVPVRDATCGRSAYGGGRYVLDTVKGADLGAGAGEGTVVIDLNFAFNPSCAYDPAWACPLAPAGNTTAVPLPVGEQHRGPWVQA, encoded by the coding sequence ATGACCTCCTCGCGTGACTCCGCGGCCACCGCCCTCGCCGTCACCGACTGGCGGCGCCGGGTCCACGACCTCTACCGCGAGGTCCGCGAGGCCGGCGACCCCGCCGAGGCGCACACCCGCTGGGTGCGCGGCCGCGACGAGCTGTTCGCCACGCACCTCGCGACGCCGCTCCTGCCCGAGCACCGCGCCGACTTCGCCGGGCTGGTCGTGACCGACTACGACCCGCGCTACCGCTTCGAGGCGAGCATCGAACCGGCTGACGCCGGACCCGACGCCTTCACCGCCACGACCGGCACGGACGGTGAGGTGCCGTACGAGCGGTTGGGACGGGTGCGCCTGCAGGCACCGGACGGCGAGGTCAGCCTCGACGTGTGGCGCCTGGCGTCGTACGGCGGTGGGCTGTTCGTGCCGGTGCGCGACGCCACGTGCGGCCGCAGCGCCTACGGCGGTGGCCGCTACGTGCTCGACACCGTCAAGGGAGCCGACCTCGGTGCCGGCGCTGGCGAGGGCACCGTGGTGATCGACCTGAACTTCGCGTTCAACCCCTCCTGCGCCTACGACCCCGCGTGGGCCTGCCCGCTCGCACCCGCCGGCAACACGACCGCGGTGCCACTCCCCGTCGGGGAGCAGCACCGCGGGCCGTGGGTGCAGGCGTGA